The following coding sequences lie in one Streptomyces sp. NBC_00510 genomic window:
- a CDS encoding NB-ARC domain-containing protein, which produces MASGKDQGGALRFAVLGPVRAWRGTEPISAGSPQQKALLGALLLRGGRTATAQELLDAVWGEDPPPTALAALRSYAFRLRKALGADALATVDGGYVLHPGDGFDLFLAERHQAAAEKARTAGDLATAREELRGALALFDGEPLAGLPGPYAETQRTRLLEWRLQLTETCLDLDLQAGCHAEVVSELTVLSAEHPLRERPRALLMLALYRSGRQAEALGVYADTRRLLDDELGVDPGAELAELHQRVLEADPSLLPPPVPQAEAVAEPVRPAQLPATVADFTGRVAFVRELGERLAASSAEGGVMSVSAVAGIGGVGKTTLAVHVAHAVAGTFPDGQLYVDLQGTAARPAEPETVLASFLRSLGVTDSAIPESLADRAALYRSTLAGRRILALLDNAHDAAQVRHLLPGTPGCAALITSRVRMVDLAGAHLVDLDVMSPEEALLLFTRIVGEERVAAERQAALDVVAACGFLPLAIRIAASRLATRRTWTVSFLARKLSDERRRLDELKAGDLAVKATFELGYGQLTAQQARAFRLLALADGPDISLEAAAAVLDLDVYDAEELLETLVDISLIESAAPARYRYHDLVRLYARDCAERHEGDDARCAAVSRLLDFYLASAMCAYELENPGDRLLAHLAPVGRAGMPFGSREEGLDWLFTEAPSLLAAVRQAAAGGCEGPMRRAVDLLLVSQDLMESGIYARQYEHATRSLVATADACGEPLVEGRARVLLGQQYVLAGRLEEADREAERSLALGRAVDDPLTSSYAPNLRGMVALASRRFQDCADHHSQALEAFVADGNRHGGAAALSNLSRAQIELGDVSAAVASAGQALSIYRELRAGFRLGNGLYAFAIALTAAGRREEALASLSEALPVFRAARQQFWEAMCLFRMAEVHLSSGAHRQSASLAEQSLNALRDLGGELYHAKVLTVLGRALAEVGQVDRARACWRDALASFVALGSPDAAEVRLLLHGPAAPAIAV; this is translated from the coding sequence ATGGCAAGCGGTAAGGACCAAGGCGGAGCGCTGCGCTTCGCGGTCCTCGGCCCGGTGCGGGCCTGGCGCGGCACGGAGCCGATCTCCGCCGGGTCGCCACAGCAGAAGGCACTGCTCGGCGCGCTGCTGCTGCGCGGCGGCCGCACGGCCACCGCACAGGAACTGCTGGACGCCGTCTGGGGCGAGGACCCACCGCCCACCGCGCTCGCGGCGCTGCGCAGTTACGCCTTCCGCCTCCGCAAGGCCCTCGGCGCCGACGCCCTGGCCACCGTCGACGGCGGCTACGTGCTGCACCCGGGCGACGGCTTCGACCTGTTCCTCGCCGAACGGCACCAGGCCGCGGCCGAGAAGGCCCGCACGGCGGGCGACCTGGCCACCGCCCGCGAGGAACTGCGCGGCGCGCTGGCCCTCTTCGACGGCGAGCCCCTGGCCGGGCTCCCCGGCCCGTACGCCGAGACCCAGCGCACCCGCCTGCTGGAATGGCGGCTGCAGCTCACCGAGACCTGCCTCGACCTGGACCTGCAGGCCGGCTGCCACGCCGAGGTCGTCTCCGAACTCACCGTCCTGTCCGCGGAGCACCCGCTGCGCGAACGCCCGCGTGCCCTGCTGATGCTCGCCCTGTACCGCAGCGGGCGGCAGGCCGAGGCGCTGGGCGTCTACGCCGACACCCGCCGTCTCCTCGACGACGAGCTGGGCGTCGACCCGGGCGCGGAGCTCGCCGAGCTGCACCAGCGCGTGCTGGAGGCCGACCCGTCGCTGCTGCCGCCGCCCGTCCCGCAGGCCGAGGCCGTCGCGGAGCCGGTGCGTCCGGCCCAGCTGCCCGCCACCGTCGCCGACTTCACGGGCCGCGTCGCCTTCGTCCGCGAGCTCGGCGAGCGCCTGGCCGCGTCCTCGGCGGAGGGCGGCGTCATGTCGGTCTCCGCCGTCGCCGGCATCGGCGGAGTCGGCAAGACGACCCTCGCCGTCCACGTCGCCCACGCCGTCGCGGGCACCTTCCCCGACGGCCAGCTCTACGTCGACCTCCAGGGCACCGCCGCGCGGCCCGCCGAACCCGAGACGGTGCTCGCCTCCTTCCTGCGCTCCCTCGGTGTCACCGACTCCGCGATACCCGAGTCCCTCGCCGACCGCGCGGCGCTCTACCGCTCCACCCTCGCGGGCCGCCGGATCCTGGCCCTGCTGGACAACGCCCACGACGCCGCCCAGGTCCGTCATCTCCTGCCGGGCACGCCCGGCTGCGCCGCGCTGATCACCAGCCGGGTCCGCATGGTCGACCTGGCCGGGGCCCACCTGGTCGACCTCGACGTCATGAGCCCGGAAGAGGCCCTGCTGCTCTTCACCCGCATCGTCGGGGAGGAACGCGTCGCCGCCGAACGCCAGGCCGCCCTCGACGTCGTCGCCGCCTGCGGCTTCCTGCCGCTCGCCATCCGCATCGCCGCCTCCCGCCTGGCCACCCGCCGCACCTGGACGGTCTCCTTCCTCGCCCGCAAGCTCAGCGACGAACGGCGCCGCCTGGACGAACTCAAGGCCGGCGACCTCGCCGTCAAGGCCACCTTCGAACTCGGCTACGGCCAGCTCACCGCGCAGCAGGCCCGTGCCTTCCGCCTGCTGGCCCTCGCCGACGGCCCGGACATCTCGTTGGAGGCGGCGGCGGCCGTCCTCGACCTGGACGTCTACGACGCCGAGGAACTGCTCGAGACGCTGGTCGACATCAGCCTGATCGAGTCCGCCGCACCCGCCCGCTACCGCTACCACGACCTGGTCCGCCTGTACGCCCGCGACTGCGCCGAGCGCCACGAAGGGGACGACGCCCGCTGCGCGGCGGTGTCCCGGCTGCTGGACTTCTACCTCGCGTCGGCGATGTGCGCCTACGAGCTGGAGAACCCCGGCGACCGCCTGCTCGCGCACCTGGCCCCCGTGGGCCGCGCCGGAATGCCCTTCGGCTCCCGCGAGGAGGGCCTGGACTGGCTGTTCACCGAGGCGCCCAGTCTCCTCGCCGCCGTCCGGCAGGCTGCCGCCGGCGGTTGCGAGGGCCCGATGCGGCGGGCCGTCGACCTGCTGCTCGTGAGCCAGGACCTGATGGAGTCCGGGATCTACGCGCGCCAATACGAGCACGCGACGCGCTCCCTCGTCGCGACGGCCGACGCCTGCGGCGAGCCGCTCGTGGAGGGCCGGGCCCGCGTGCTGCTGGGCCAGCAGTACGTCCTGGCCGGACGACTGGAGGAGGCCGACCGGGAGGCCGAACGCAGCCTCGCGCTCGGGCGTGCCGTCGACGACCCTCTGACCAGCAGTTACGCCCCCAACCTGCGCGGGATGGTCGCCCTCGCGTCGCGGCGCTTCCAGGACTGCGCTGACCATCATTCCCAGGCCCTGGAGGCCTTCGTGGCCGACGGCAACCGCCATGGCGGCGCCGCCGCGCTGAGCAACCTGTCACGCGCCCAGATCGAACTCGGGGACGTCTCTGCCGCCGTGGCCTCGGCGGGGCAGGCCCTGTCGATCTACCGCGAGCTGCGGGCCGGGTTCCGTCTCGGCAACGGCCTGTACGCGTTCGCCATCGCGCTGACGGCGGCCGGTCGCCGCGAGGAGGCCCTGGCGTCGCTCTCCGAGGCGCTCCCCGTCTTCAGAGCGGCGCGACAGCAGTTCTGGGAGGCCATGTGCCTCTTCCGTATGGCGGAGGTGCATCTGTCCTCCGGTGCCCACCGTCAATCGGCCTCGCTGGCCGAGCAGTCGCTGAACGCGCTGCGCGATCTGGGGGGCGAGCTCTATCACGCAAAGGTGCTCACCGTCCTCGGGCGCGCGCTCGCCGAGGTGGGCCAGGTGGACCGTGCCCGCGCCTGCTGGCGGGACGCCCTGGCGTCCTTCGTCGCGCTGGGCTCCCCCGACGCCGCCGAGGTCCGGCTCCTGCTCCACGGTCCCGCCGCCCCGGCGATCGCCGTATAG
- a CDS encoding AMP-binding protein: protein MSGPRSRSGGAPAPSVYRLPGPALRRRAVRHPEGRPYAPYDCDFAALDRRARAVAARLGRLVPPGSRVLLAYPQGADLAGAFYGCLYAGMAAVPLVGGGPDGAGTVAEAVDRCRPAMVLTGADAWTALSVDRSRTQVLEADGRRVGGEPADRLAEQWRPVGVLRTAPGYERYVADGLGGGRMEPALRHGDLADAVGELAVAAGRGTPEDSLGWIASVHGLEDAVWRMLLLAPGGGVA, encoded by the coding sequence GTGAGCGGACCGCGGAGCCGCAGCGGCGGTGCGCCGGCGCCGTCGGTGTACCGGTTGCCCGGTCCCGCGTTGCGCCGCCGGGCCGTCCGGCATCCGGAGGGGCGACCGTACGCACCGTACGACTGCGACTTCGCCGCGCTGGACCGCCGTGCCCGCGCGGTCGCCGCGCGGCTGGGACGGCTGGTGCCGCCGGGCAGCCGGGTGCTGCTCGCCTATCCGCAGGGCGCGGACCTCGCCGGGGCGTTCTACGGCTGCCTGTACGCCGGGATGGCGGCGGTGCCGCTGGTCGGCGGCGGCCCGGACGGGGCGGGGACGGTCGCGGAGGCCGTCGACCGCTGCCGCCCCGCGATGGTGCTCACCGGCGCCGACGCGTGGACCGCGCTCTCGGTGGACCGCTCGCGCACGCAGGTCCTGGAGGCCGACGGGCGCCGGGTGGGCGGCGAGCCGGCCGACCGGCTGGCGGAGCAGTGGCGTCCGGTCGGCGTCCTGCGCACGGCGCCCGGCTACGAGCGTTACGTCGCCGACGGGCTGGGCGGGGGCCGCATGGAGCCCGCGCTGCGGCACGGCGACCTCGCGGACGCGGTGGGTGAGCTGGCGGTCGCGGCGGGCCGGGGGACCCCGGAGGACAGCCTGGGGTGGATCGCCTCCGTGCACGGGTTGGAGGACGCGGTGTGGCGCATGCTTCTGCTTGCGCCGGGTGGCGGGGTGGCGTGA
- a CDS encoding amidohydrolase — protein METFPRIISVDDHTVEPPGVWRDRLPSAHRDSAPRIVRAPLKSMTFVGGRFAPRMGEPGDEGPVADWWVYEDLRRPLTRLDTAVGYSRDEVRLEAITYEQMRPGSYSVPERLADMDVNHVQSALCFPTFPRFCGQTFTEAKDRELGLLCVRAYNDWMVEEWCGPQAGGRLIPLTLIPLWDAELAAAEVRRNAERGVRAVCFSEIPPHLGLPSVHTDAWDPFLRACDETGTVIAMHIGSSSRMPSTSADAPPAVGSTITFANCCFSMVDWLMSGIFDRFPSLRIMYAEGQIGWIPYILERADVVWEENRGWGGVADKVLRPPSELFREHIYGCFFDDAVGLRNIDAIGVGNVLYETDYPHSDSTWPKSREVGEAQMGHLAADVVERIVRGNAIELLGLTPDGLWPGQGGTAG, from the coding sequence ATGGAGACCTTCCCGAGGATCATTTCGGTGGACGACCACACGGTCGAGCCCCCCGGCGTCTGGCGGGACCGGCTCCCGTCGGCGCACCGGGACAGCGCGCCGCGCATCGTGCGCGCGCCCCTGAAGTCGATGACCTTCGTCGGTGGCAGGTTCGCCCCGCGCATGGGCGAGCCCGGCGACGAGGGTCCCGTCGCCGACTGGTGGGTCTACGAGGACCTGCGACGCCCCCTGACCCGGCTGGACACCGCCGTCGGGTACAGCAGGGACGAGGTGCGGCTGGAGGCCATCACCTACGAGCAGATGCGCCCCGGCTCCTACAGCGTCCCCGAGCGGCTGGCGGACATGGACGTCAACCACGTGCAGTCCGCCCTCTGCTTCCCCACCTTCCCGCGGTTCTGCGGCCAGACGTTCACCGAGGCGAAGGACCGGGAACTGGGGTTGCTGTGCGTGCGCGCCTACAACGACTGGATGGTCGAGGAGTGGTGCGGCCCGCAGGCCGGGGGCCGGCTGATCCCGCTCACCCTCATCCCGTTGTGGGACGCGGAGCTGGCCGCCGCGGAGGTGCGCCGCAACGCCGAGCGCGGGGTGCGGGCCGTCTGCTTCTCCGAGATCCCGCCGCACCTGGGGCTGCCGTCCGTCCACACCGACGCGTGGGACCCCTTCCTGCGCGCCTGCGACGAGACCGGCACCGTCATCGCGATGCACATCGGCTCCTCCTCGCGCATGCCGTCCACCTCCGCCGACGCGCCGCCCGCGGTCGGCTCCACGATCACCTTCGCCAACTGCTGCTTCTCCATGGTCGACTGGCTGATGTCGGGGATCTTCGACCGCTTCCCCTCCTTGCGGATCATGTATGCGGAGGGCCAGATCGGCTGGATCCCGTACATCCTGGAGCGTGCCGACGTCGTCTGGGAGGAGAACCGGGGCTGGGGCGGCGTGGCCGACAAGGTGCTGCGGCCGCCCTCGGAGCTGTTCCGGGAGCACATATACGGGTGCTTCTTCGACGACGCGGTGGGCCTGCGCAACATCGACGCGATCGGTGTCGGCAACGTCCTGTACGAGACCGACTACCCGCACTCCGACTCGACCTGGCCCAAGTCCCGTGAGGTCGGCGAGGCCCAGATGGGCCACCTCGCCGCGGACGTCGTCGAGCGGATCGTGCGCGGCAACGCGATCGAGCTGCTGGGGCTGACCCCGGACGGTTTGTGGCCCGGGCAGGGCGGGACCGCCGGCTGA
- a CDS encoding TIGR03619 family F420-dependent LLM class oxidoreductase, whose amino-acid sequence MTKTAYGMQLPVQSLSTLYAEPWEAAAPPGDLVDVARAADRLGFAYIGCCDHVAIPPRLAPAMSPTWYDPVATLAFLAAVTTRVRLLSHVAVIGLRHPLLTAKQYATLDHLSGGRLILGVGAGHVREEFEALGVDFERRGPLLDEAIDAVRAHFAAGEQKPWPVQRPVPVWVGGSSPAAVRRAALKGDGWLPQGDSRKAMPGQIARLRELRGGTPITVGVIAEPLYVGEPGWPVGRRTLTGKPQALAESLREYGAMGVDQIQVRFRARGAAELLDQMEAFADGVAPHLDA is encoded by the coding sequence ATGACCAAGACCGCGTACGGCATGCAGTTGCCGGTGCAATCGCTCAGCACCCTCTACGCGGAGCCGTGGGAGGCCGCGGCGCCGCCGGGCGACCTGGTGGACGTCGCGCGGGCGGCGGACCGGCTCGGCTTCGCGTACATCGGGTGCTGCGACCACGTGGCCATCCCGCCCCGGCTCGCCCCCGCGATGAGCCCCACCTGGTACGACCCGGTCGCCACGCTCGCCTTCCTGGCGGCGGTGACGACGCGGGTGCGGCTGCTGAGCCACGTCGCGGTGATCGGACTGCGGCATCCGCTGCTGACCGCCAAGCAGTACGCGACGCTGGACCACCTCTCCGGCGGCCGGCTGATCCTGGGGGTCGGGGCCGGGCACGTCCGGGAGGAGTTCGAGGCCCTCGGGGTGGACTTCGAGCGGCGCGGGCCGCTGCTGGACGAGGCGATCGACGCGGTGCGGGCGCACTTCGCGGCGGGGGAGCAGAAGCCGTGGCCGGTGCAGCGCCCGGTCCCGGTGTGGGTCGGGGGGTCGTCGCCCGCGGCGGTGCGGCGCGCGGCGCTCAAGGGCGACGGCTGGCTGCCCCAGGGGGACTCCCGGAAGGCCATGCCCGGGCAGATCGCCCGGCTGCGGGAGTTGCGCGGCGGGACGCCGATCACCGTCGGGGTGATCGCGGAGCCGCTGTACGTCGGCGAGCCGGGATGGCCGGTGGGGCGGCGCACGCTGACCGGGAAGCCGCAGGCGCTGGCCGAGTCGCTGCGGGAGTACGGCGCGATGGGGGTGGACCAGATCCAGGTGAGGTTCCGCGCCCGGGGCGCGGCGGAACTGCTCGACCAGATGGAGGCGTTCGCCGACGGCGTGGCGCCGCACCTCGACGCGTAG
- a CDS encoding glucose 1-dehydrogenase codes for MGKLDDRVVLITGAARGQGEQEALLFAAEGARVVLGDVLDERGAAVAEGIGADRARYVHLDVTSEADWAAALDVATEAFGRLDGLVNNAGILRFNELVDTPLAEFQEVVLVNQVGAFLGMRTVAPLLAAAGGGTIVNTASYVALAGMAGVTSYAATKAAVVGMTRVAAVELAPKGIRVNAMCPGAIDTPMSNPGETVPAEALDQLYGKLVPLARIGRPEEVARLALFLTGDDSSYITGQPFVIDGGWLAGVSLF; via the coding sequence ATGGGCAAGCTGGACGACCGGGTCGTGCTGATCACCGGCGCGGCGCGCGGGCAGGGCGAGCAGGAGGCGCTGCTCTTCGCGGCGGAGGGGGCGCGAGTCGTCCTCGGGGACGTGCTGGACGAGCGGGGCGCCGCCGTGGCGGAGGGGATCGGTGCGGACCGGGCGCGCTACGTCCACCTGGACGTGACGAGCGAGGCGGACTGGGCCGCGGCCCTGGACGTCGCGACCGAGGCCTTCGGCCGGCTGGACGGGCTGGTCAACAACGCCGGCATCCTGCGCTTCAACGAGCTCGTCGACACCCCGCTCGCGGAGTTCCAGGAGGTCGTCCTGGTCAACCAGGTCGGCGCCTTCCTGGGGATGCGCACCGTGGCCCCGCTGCTCGCGGCGGCCGGCGGCGGCACCATCGTGAACACCGCCTCCTACGTGGCGCTGGCCGGCATGGCCGGGGTGACCTCGTACGCCGCGACCAAGGCGGCCGTCGTCGGCATGACGCGGGTGGCCGCCGTGGAGCTGGCGCCCAAGGGCATCCGGGTCAACGCGATGTGCCCGGGTGCGATCGACACGCCCATGTCCAACCCCGGGGAGACCGTGCCCGCGGAGGCCCTGGACCAGCTGTACGGCAAGCTCGTGCCGCTCGCGCGGATCGGGCGCCCGGAGGAGGTCGCGCGGCTCGCGCTCTTCCTGACCGGTGACGACTCCTCGTACATCACCGGGCAGCCGTTCGTCATCGACGGCGGCTGGCTGGCCGGGGTCTCGCTCTTCTGA
- a CDS encoding LLM class flavin-dependent oxidoreductase — translation MEFGIFVQGYVPKFRSEVDPQAEHHALMEETEYVVQADRSGFKYAWFSEHHFLEEYSHLSANDVYIGYLTHATQRIHLGSGIFNPLPQVNHPVKVAEKVAMLDHLSDGRFEFGTGRGAGSHEILGFLPGVTDMNATKEIWEETVGEFPKMWLNEEYPGFQGKHWSLPPRKVFPKPYGTSHPAMWYAAGSPPSYAMAARKGLGVLGFSVQKVSDMEWVLEQYKTAVRDAEPIGDFVNDNVMVTTTAIVAETRKEAIRVAASSNLNYLQSLVFRYHDTFPRPEYIPQWPELLPTYTEELIEMLLDEELMICGDPDDALKQCKRWESAGADQLSFGLPVGVPFEDTMRTIKLVGEHVIPKIDTDPVHRTTRFRRAA, via the coding sequence TTGGAATTCGGGATCTTCGTACAGGGATATGTGCCCAAGTTCCGCTCGGAGGTCGACCCGCAGGCCGAGCACCACGCGCTGATGGAGGAGACCGAGTACGTCGTCCAGGCGGACCGGTCGGGCTTCAAGTACGCCTGGTTCAGCGAGCACCACTTCCTCGAGGAGTACTCGCACCTGTCCGCCAACGACGTCTACATCGGCTACCTCACCCACGCCACGCAGCGGATCCACCTCGGGTCGGGCATCTTCAACCCCCTCCCGCAGGTCAACCACCCGGTGAAGGTCGCGGAGAAGGTCGCCATGCTCGACCACCTCTCCGACGGGCGCTTCGAGTTCGGCACCGGGCGCGGCGCCGGCAGCCACGAGATCCTCGGCTTCCTCCCCGGCGTCACGGACATGAACGCCACCAAGGAGATCTGGGAGGAGACCGTCGGCGAGTTCCCGAAGATGTGGCTCAACGAGGAGTACCCGGGCTTCCAGGGCAAGCACTGGTCCCTGCCGCCCCGCAAGGTGTTCCCCAAGCCGTACGGGACGTCGCACCCGGCGATGTGGTACGCCGCGGGCTCGCCGCCCTCCTACGCCATGGCCGCCCGCAAGGGCCTGGGCGTGCTGGGCTTCAGCGTCCAGAAGGTCTCCGACATGGAGTGGGTGCTGGAGCAGTACAAGACCGCGGTGCGCGACGCCGAGCCCATCGGGGACTTCGTCAACGACAACGTCATGGTGACGACCACCGCGATCGTCGCCGAGACCCGCAAGGAAGCGATCCGCGTCGCCGCGAGCAGCAACCTCAACTACCTGCAGTCGCTGGTCTTCCGCTACCACGACACCTTCCCGCGCCCGGAGTACATCCCGCAGTGGCCCGAGTTGCTGCCGACGTACACCGAGGAGCTCATCGAGATGCTCCTCGACGAGGAGCTGATGATCTGCGGCGACCCCGACGACGCGCTCAAGCAGTGCAAGCGCTGGGAGTCCGCGGGGGCCGACCAGCTGTCGTTCGGGCTGCCGGTGGGCGTCCCCTTCGAGGACACGATGCGCACGATCAAGCTGGTGGGGGAGCACGTCATCCCCAAGATCGACACGGACCCGGTGCACCGGACCACCCGCTTCCGCCGGGCGGCGTGA
- a CDS encoding amidohydrolase family protein, which translates to MLDHLIRGATLVDGTGAPARTADVGLRDGRVVAVTPPGRSEEPARTTEDASGLVLTPGFVDPHTHYDAQLFWDPFATPSMNHGVTTVAGGNCGFTLAPLKPRDADYTRRMMSKVEGMSLKALESGVDWNWHGFGDYLDALEGRIAVNAGFMVGHCALRRYVMGPDAVGGQPSPDQLDRMLRLFHESMEAGGWGLSTTQSATHSDGDGRPVASRHARPAELLALSRAVGEHEGTQIEAIVAGCLDTFSDDEIDLFVDMTVAAGRPLNWNVLTVDAAVPDRVPRQLQASERARKAGGRVVALTMPILTPMNMSLGTFCALNLIPGWGEILSLPVPERIARLRDPEVRAGMLRRAGSPEAGVFRRLADFGRYVIGDTYSEENRRAGVSGRVVRDIAAERGQDPFRTLVEICAADELRTVLWPMPTDNDPDSWELRRNTWEHEDVLLGGSDAGAHLDRMCGAPYTTRFLGDCLRGRRLVPLEKAVRMLTDDPARLFGLRGRGRVAEGYHADLVLFDPERIDAGTATLVHDLPGDSPRLDSRARGVVSVRVGGVETIRDDGITGAVPGRVLRSGRDTRTVPTGV; encoded by the coding sequence ATGCTCGACCACCTGATCCGCGGCGCGACGCTCGTCGACGGCACCGGTGCCCCGGCCCGCACGGCCGACGTCGGCCTGCGGGACGGCCGCGTCGTCGCGGTCACGCCGCCCGGCCGGAGCGAGGAGCCCGCACGGACCACCGAGGACGCGTCCGGGCTGGTCCTCACCCCGGGCTTCGTCGACCCGCACACCCACTACGACGCCCAGCTGTTCTGGGACCCCTTCGCGACCCCCTCCATGAACCACGGGGTCACCACCGTCGCCGGCGGCAACTGCGGTTTCACCCTGGCGCCGCTCAAGCCGCGGGACGCCGACTACACCCGCCGGATGATGTCCAAGGTCGAGGGCATGTCGCTGAAGGCCCTGGAGTCCGGGGTCGACTGGAACTGGCACGGCTTCGGCGACTACCTGGACGCCCTGGAGGGCCGGATCGCCGTCAACGCCGGCTTCATGGTGGGCCACTGCGCGCTGCGCCGCTACGTCATGGGGCCCGACGCCGTCGGCGGGCAGCCCTCACCGGACCAGCTCGACCGCATGCTGCGGCTCTTCCACGAGTCCATGGAGGCCGGTGGCTGGGGCCTGTCGACGACCCAGTCCGCCACCCACTCCGACGGCGACGGCCGCCCGGTGGCCTCGCGGCACGCCCGTCCCGCGGAACTGCTCGCGCTCTCCCGGGCCGTCGGGGAGCACGAGGGCACGCAGATCGAGGCGATCGTCGCCGGTTGCCTGGACACCTTCTCCGACGACGAGATCGACCTCTTCGTCGACATGACCGTGGCCGCGGGCCGCCCGCTCAACTGGAACGTGCTGACCGTCGACGCCGCCGTCCCGGACCGTGTGCCCCGCCAGCTGCAGGCCTCCGAGCGGGCCCGCAAGGCCGGGGGCCGCGTCGTCGCGCTGACGATGCCCATCCTGACCCCGATGAACATGTCGCTCGGCACCTTCTGCGCCCTCAACCTCATCCCCGGCTGGGGCGAGATCCTCTCGCTGCCCGTCCCCGAACGCATCGCCCGGCTCCGCGACCCCGAGGTCCGCGCGGGGATGCTCCGCCGTGCCGGCAGCCCCGAGGCGGGTGTCTTCCGCCGGCTCGCCGACTTCGGGCGGTACGTCATCGGGGACACGTACTCCGAGGAGAACCGGCGGGCCGGCGTCAGCGGCCGGGTCGTACGGGACATCGCCGCCGAACGGGGCCAGGACCCCTTCCGCACCCTCGTCGAGATCTGCGCGGCCGACGAGTTGCGGACGGTGCTGTGGCCCATGCCCACCGACAACGACCCGGACAGCTGGGAGCTGCGCCGGAACACCTGGGAGCACGAGGACGTGCTGCTCGGCGGCTCCGACGCGGGTGCCCACCTGGACCGCATGTGCGGGGCGCCGTACACCACCCGGTTCCTCGGCGACTGCCTGCGCGGCCGCCGCCTGGTCCCGCTGGAGAAGGCGGTGCGGATGCTCACCGACGACCCCGCGCGGCTGTTCGGGCTCCGCGGGCGCGGCCGGGTCGCCGAGGGGTACCACGCCGACCTGGTGCTGTTCGACCCCGAGCGGATCGACGCGGGCACCGCCACCCTCGTGCACGACCTGCCGGGCGACAGCCCGCGCCTGGACTCCAGGGCCCGGGGCGTGGTCAGCGTGCGGGTGGGCGGCGTCGAGACGATCCGCGACGACGGGATCACCGGGGCCGTCCCCGGCCGGGTCCTGCGTTCCGGACGGGACACCCGCACGGTCCCCACGGGCGTGTGA